GCAGAAGAAGTTGTCGATCTCATCGGGACCACAGTAGGGCAGCTTGATGGTGAGGGAGGTCAGTGCGATGGAGTGGATGGTTCCCCCTGTCCAGAGGGCCACAGCAAGAAGCACACATACTTTCCAGTTCATAACTGTCATGTACTGCAGGGGTTTGCAAATGGCCACATACCGATCATAGGCCATGATGGTGAGGAGAAAGATCTCTGTGCAGGCAAAGAGGTGCAGGAAAAACATCTGAGTGACACAGGCATCAAAGGAGACGAGCTTCTCTTCTGACCATGTATCTATCAGCATCTTGGGGACTGTGACAGTGGAATGGCAGACATCGATAAAAGACAGGTTGCTGAGGAAGAAATACATAGGGGTATGGAGCCGGCGGTCATAGGTAATCGTTATGACAATGAGGATGTTCCCAATCAGTGTCAGGACATAGAAAGTGAGGAACATGGCAAACACAGCCATCTGCACCTTCTGATTTACAGATAAGCCTCTAAGTCGTATATATGTGATGGAAGAGGTTTGATTGAGTAGGCCGGCCTCTTCCATTCTCTTTGTTGGACACCCTGtcaagaattaggaaaaaaaaataacacttagcATCTGCATCAATCATTTGGTCACGTAATTTCTTCTGTGTTTGACTTTTTCCTCCATcagtatcttattttaaaatccctATTCAGCACCTTAAATCATGctggacacatagtaggtgctacaCACACGTTTTGGAATAATAGTGTGTAGAATCATGATTCACCAAGAGATATAAAACAACCTTGGAGAGGGGAGGGCTTATGTTTAGTTATAAATCTTTACAGgagaaaaaattaagatttttctaCCCCAAGAGAATAACTTGCTCAAACTCATACAAATCCTGGCTTTGAGCAGTTTTCTTTATTGCCCGTTGCCTGCATTTTTCACTCCCGCAAACTACTTGCTCCTCTGTTGGCTTCTGCCGTGACGCCCTGGGACTGTAATGGGAATGATCTGGTTTTCAGAAGGCAGAGGCTTTTCACCAAGCTGATGGACAACCAGCAATATGGCAATTTCTTTAGGGGAGGCTGGATAAAACCCAGGAAACCTTGGAGAATCTGGAGAGAGTGATGGAGGCTTGCTTTTGCTCCACCCCTCAGATGAGGGCAGACTTGCTCATTCTTCAGCTGCAGATCAAGGTCCGGGACCAATAGCCTCACCGTCCTCACTAGATTATCCTCAGCTCTTCTTAAAGTTCAATTCTGTTGTCTGACCCACAAGTAAAAcatggttcttttattttcttttaaattagtttCCCTTTGACCCAGgcttcactatttaaaaaaatttaggacggcacctgggtagctcagtaggctgagcatccgactttggctcaggtcatgatctcacagttcgtgggtttgagccccgcgttgggctctgtgctgacagctgggagcctgggcctactttggagtctgtgtctccctctctctgtacccctcccctgcttgtgctctgtctctctctctctcaaaaataaacattagaatttttaaaaatgtaatcatcCTATGCTTATCACAAAaagtgcactccttcatccccatcacctatttcgccattccccctgcccccctgccccacaataaccatcagtttgttctccatagttaagagtttgtttcttggttggtctctcccccctctctcttcttccccactttggtcctttgttttgtttcttaaattccacatatgagtgaaattatatggtaattgtctgtctctgacttttCACTTAGCTTTATATTCTCCAGCTCTAccaatgttgttgcaaatggcacaattccattctttttcgTGGCTGAATAACagtccactgtgtatatataccacatctcctttatccattcatcaatcgatggacactttttcttttttttttcatttttcaggtagagaaaatgaggcacagagaggtaaagaaaCTGGCCCAAGTTCACAGAGAACTGTAGTAAGAGCTGTGCCTGGagctcaggctctctctgcccctactctgacCTGACTCATTTATGTGATAATTAGGGTGCTAAGTGGAATGTGTCTTGGTgacctgcctcttcctctccttggTGCCCTAGGGCAGCTTGGTTGGGCATCTGTGGGgagtctctcttctctcccttgtcTTCATGCTGCTGCCTCCATGCATGGCCTGCCAAGGGTGCCCACCCACGCAAGCCGCCCTCATGGTTCCTTAGGCCCTGTAATCCTGTGCTACCTTATTCCTATCACTGATCACTGCTGGTGCTTTACCTCATTCCTCAAGGCCAGGCTCTCTGCCAGACAAATAAATCAACTCCACATTGCTTATGAAAAAAACTAGAGAAcgctttctcttctgcttctaatTATCTTTCTTCTCAATTATTTCCTATTACTCATCCTGCTGGTCTGCTGACAGTGGCCCTTTTCATTGTCTATATCAGAGGAAAGACTATGGTAGTATCAAATTAGGGAACTAGCGAAGTAGAGCCAtgggaaaagaaagcatttttggGGCAGGAGAAGTATTTCAggtaacatttaaattaaattcgTGGTGTATAGAACTTAGAATAATATTTATAGTAACATCTTAATGTAGTTATGGGTTAACTTTactatttagaaatttttcttaGAGTGTTCACTTAAAGCTTCTGCTCCAGAAAGCTACTTTGAATGATTTACAtctgttatctttttaatttattaagttcCAAAAGGAGGATTGTAAATTGAAAGCTGAAGAACTGAGCAAGAACGGAGCCAGGAGTTTATTTTAAATCAACATggaggggcgctggggtggctatgttggttaagcctctgacttcggctcgggtcatgatttcacggtctgtgggtttgagccctgcgttgggctctgtgctgacagctcggagcctggagcctgcttcagattctgtgtcccctctctctctgtccctcccctgctcgagctctgtctctctctcacaaaaataaataaacattaaaaaaatttaaagctcatacataaaaaaaaaaaaaatcaacatggaGAATTTCACCTGCACAGATAGCAAAGGGTGTGCAGATTGAGAGCCTTAaagcatcaccatcatcatcatcatcatcatcatcatcatcgtttttctatttctttggagccataggaaaaaaatgctttgaaaaatggAGATGTGCCCAACTGCAGTAGAAATTTGGTGTTGGTTTAGGTCGAGAATACAGTGCACAGAAGGAAAATCTAATGTCTATTGCATACATTTCAGAAACATGGAGGAAAACAATTAAGAGCAAAAACAGAATAACACAAAAATGTCTATAAAAACTCACCCTGGGTTGTTTCCGATGCTCCCAGCATCTCCAAAGAGAACTGAATCGTCACGGTCTTGTAATTTcaatatcaaattattttctagtgGAAATAGCACAAATTTAAAGTTGGACAAATCAAATAACCCCATTTACCCTGATTTTTCCATGAGGATGGCCAGAATCCTTAAAGTTTCCTCGGGCTTTGTTCAGTGCTAGTAAGTCACAGTAAATATATTTGTGCAAAAATCATCCCTTCGTACCtatattattatcatatttttcAGTtaagtagagcatgtaactctgcCCTAAGATTTTCTAGAATTGGTTTCTGGTCACCTGAAGATGTGATGTAAGCATGGTATGTTTTTTGCACTTTTTCAGATGATATTGATGGCAGAATGATTAAAAGTAGCTACCAACCACTTTTGCGGGCCGTGCTAATTTACCAGGAGACCTCTAGCACAGAACTGGACCTAATTATTCAGAACTAGTGTGACTGAGgcattctgtttcctttgcagcaCATGCTCTATGTGTAAGTTTTATATTGCTAGCGTCAGATGGATTATTCCACCAAGGACTGAAGGGAAATCTGTCCAGGAAGAAAACAGCTGGGGCTGGCAGCTGCAGTGTTGGtggttttttttaacctgaattaTATAGGTTTTATGTCCTTGGGACCTTTAAAGCAATGACATCAGCCTGCTATAGTCACTAGTTAGAAAAAGTTAATTCTGTGGGGACAAAAGTTACAGACCTTGCAATTGTCACTATGGGAATTTAATGGGAAAGCAAGACTTCTACCTCTAAATCTTTAGGATGTGTTTATACATGATTAAATGAACTACTATTTAGTGATTGCTTTCTATGTGCTAAGTATTAGGTGAGgggcttttgtgttttcttatttactccatataaaaacacagaaatgaggGATGGGCCATGGAGTTGAGATTTTAATTGGCTCTCTGCCAGAGAGGTCAAGTGTTTGAACTTCAGAGTCAGATTGTCTGAGTGCAGATTCCAATGTCCTAGATGTATGcatttgggcaagttatttaacctctctgggcctcagtgtcttaTCCATAAAACACGAATAgcaatggtaatttttttttagaactctTGAAGTTTTTGCAAAGCACGTGGCACTTGGCAAATATGTTGCCTATGTTAATACAATTATGCAATATGCAAttcaaacaatcaaacaaaaaagcCACCACTGACTAACAGCCAACTCTTTTGgcaacatttattcattgttttgtatACAATGAAAATGTAGAACCTCTTGCTCTAATTACCCTTTGGCTTTCTCTGTTTAGATATAAGAGCTTGGTAGTTTAAGTTGGTGAAAGAAGAAtccaaagaagaagaatgaagatCATagttggagtctttttttttttttaagttttatttatttaagtaatctctatacctgtcatggggctcaaactcacaaccctgggatcaagagccacacactcctctgactgagccagccgggtgtcCCCATACTTTGAGTTTGAATTTCAGGATTGTATAGTTTTTGTGGGATGGTTAGGATATATGAAATCCAGGGTGTGGAGTTAGAAGTAAGCCTTATAGTGGACTCTTCATGTAACAGTGTGTAGAACAGACAATGGGAATAGGAGGAACAGTGTCAGAAATTACCAAAAATTCTTATTCCTAAGGACTTGTGGCTTGGGCTACTTTTCCCCAGTTTTCTTGTTGAATTTGTTGCCATTGATCAGAGGCCAGACTTGA
The sequence above is a segment of the Panthera leo isolate Ple1 chromosome B3, P.leo_Ple1_pat1.1, whole genome shotgun sequence genome. Coding sequences within it:
- the LOC122221274 gene encoding olfactory receptor 4E1, whose product is MLGASETTQGCPTKRMEEAGLLNQTSSITYIRLRGLSVNQKVQMAVFAMFLTFYVLTLIGNILIVITITYDRRLHTPMYFFLSNLSFIDVCHSTVTVPKMLIDTWSEEKLVSFDACVTQMFFLHLFACTEIFLLTIMAYDRYVAICKPLQYMTVMNWKVCVLLAVALWTGGTIHSIALTSLTIKLPYCGPDEIDNFFCDVPQVIKLACTDTHIIEILIISNSGLISVVCFVVLVVSYAVILVSLRQQLSEGRRKALSTCAAHLTVVTLFLGHCIFIYSRPSTSLPEDKVVAVFFTAVTPLLNPIIYTLRNEDMKNALNKLMGRLEGRGKK